In Chitinophagaceae bacterium, the genomic window GCTGATGAAAATGCAATTACTGCTATTGTAAATCCATCAGGTAATGTTACACTGTGCAATGGATCAACCATTTCATTGGATGCAAATATTGGTAGTGGTATTATTTACCAATGGTATAAGAATAGTGTCGCAATTTCAGGAGCTACCAATTCAAGTTTTATTGTAAGTAAGAAGGGTAATTATTATGTAAGTGAAACAAACAGTTATAGTTGTTCTTCTGTTTCCGGTACGGTTAATGTTTCCGTTAGCGCTTTGCCGGCAGCGGTCATAACACCTTTGGGTAATCTTAACATCTGCATCGCCGGTTTCGTTGATTTACAGGCAACTTCCGGAACAGGATTCACCTATCAATGGATTAAAGGAAGCAGTATCCTGGTTGGCGCAACCAATCAAATATTTACTGCTACTGCCAAAGGAAATTATAAGGTGAAAGTGACGAACCCAGTGGGATGCAGCAAAACTTCATTAGCTGTAAAAGTGGTGAAAGCATGCAAGCAAGGTGATGGGGAAAATGAAAACCTGCATACGACATTCACTTGTTATCCAAATCCATCCAACGGGCAATTTACGATTGATTTGAAACTAATTGATGTAAAACAGGCAACGGCAACCATCGAAATCAGTAATACATTGAATGAAAAAGTTTTTGTCGAAGAGGTTGCAATGTCTGATGGAACATTAAATTGTGTAATCGGAACGGACCATCATTTCAGTGCAGGTATTTATTTAGTGAAAGTAATTGCAGGAAATCATGTATTTTCAGGAAGGGTTGTAGTAGTGCGATAGACTGTTTTACCGGTTTGTGGCAGGAAAAAATTCATTCCTTATTTCGGAAGAATTGTTTGACTGAAACGTTTCCTAAAACTGGCAACATCGCACTCATTAAATGAGGATATTTGAAGAGAAATGCTCCCTGATTTCTTTTGTAAAGTAAAGCGCATGTACAAAATTGCGTAACTGTTTCAATGTGCTGAATGGTGAGATGCGGCCGAAATCCATCGCGGTGATATGGGATAGGCCAAATAGTAAATCAGGTTAAATACAGCAGGATGAATTTGCATCATCAACACTTTTTAAAATTATTTTCAATGTACAGATTGATCACTTTTTTGATTCTTCTAACACTTAGCAGTGTGAGTTCAGGCGGCATTATAACAAAGTTGCAGGGAACCTATAGCAATGGCCAGGTATTTCTTACCTGGAAGAATATACCGGGTGAAGCCTATTACAAAGTGTACCGTTCAAAGGTGTCGATTACGGGTAGTACTCAACTTGCTGGCTGCGAATACCTGGGATGGACAGATAAAAATTCCGCGCAGGATAACAACCTATCCGCGCACAATGGAATTGTTTCTTATTATCATCTTGACTCTAATGACATTCCGCTGAAACCTGGCGTAGGATTGTTTGTGGCAACTACGCTCGAAGATGGAAATTATTTTTATGCTGTTACTTCCATCTTAAATGGTGTTGAAAATCTATCGGTTGTTGCGGGAAGCAATTCTATTACACAAGCTATTGCAGAAACTGTTGCCATCACACTCCCTGTATTTCAGATACATGATCAGGCGGGAAATGAATCTATAGATATTTATACAATTTTTTATTCAACGAAAAAGGCGATTGGTGAGCCCTTGCAAAACAGAGCAGGATTTATTGCGATGGATTTCGCGCTCAATCCACATTTTTCAGGCGAGGGTGTTCCTGGTCTTAAGGTGCTCTTTCATGGCGGCGGTGATGATTTCTTTTGGGGCATGCAAAAACCGCCAGGCAATATGATTGTTTTAGGCATGGAAGAATTGTTGCCGAATGATGCAAGCGATTTGGGATATGGAAGCAATGAAAATTATGATTTTTATAAGGACAACACCGACAATGAGGTTCCAACAAGCGGCATCAATTATGATTTTCAACAGGCAATTATATTCCAGGCAATAGATTGGGTGATTAATCATTTGCCTGTTGACAGCAACAGAGTATACCTAAAGGGAACGTCCATGGGTGCCGGAAGCGCATTTATGTATGCAATTGCGCATCCGGAGAGAATTGCTGCTTTGCTTTTAACAGTTCCCTGTTTCAATTACAGTTTTCAAAATGATTACAATCCTATTTGTGCACTTAACACTGGTAATCAGGCAAGAATGGATGGTGACATTAAATTTGGAAAAGTCAGTACCAATCTTTTTTCAAATGCAGGCATTCGTTTTTATGATGCTGTGAATGGGGGCTGGATGATTCATACTTACCAACAAAAAAATTTCCCGATGATTTTTGCATTGAATGGCAAGCATGATGAAATGGTGGGATGGACAGAGAAGCCTGTCTTTTATGATTCCGTGAAGGCAAATCATACCGGCGGGTACTTCTTCTGGGATGGGAGAAATCACGGTGGTAACAATTCCACCTGGAATGATGAATCATATGATTTGTTTCGCTATGCAAGCAACCGTTCCTTTCCGGCTTTTGCGAATTGTTCCAACGATGAGGATTATGGAATTGGGAATGATGTTACCGGTGCGGACTATGGAACAGTTAACGGTTCTCTGAATTGGGATGAAAGCACTATTGTTGATAGTCTGTATTTATGGCAAGTGAAGATATTTGTTCGCGATTTACTGACAAACACCGGCTTGCCGGTTAAGTATCCGGATTCCTGTACAGTGGATATCGCGCCGCGCAGGTTGCAGCAATTTGAGATTGCTCCGGGATCAACGTTCAATTGGACCGTGACACATAAGAATACTGTTATCCAATCCGGTAGTCAGGTTTACGATGGCGGTTTGATCGTGATTCCTGGAATAAAAATTTTCAAAGACAGTAGTATCATTACTCTTGTGTGGAGTAACGCTGCTCAGTTATTTTTTCGTGATATCGATAATGATGGGTATGGGAATGCACTTGAATTTATTGCTGCCACCATTCCACCGCCCGGATACGTGGTTGACAGCACCGATTGTAATGACAATAATAATTTGATTCATCCGGGAGCAACCGACTTTTGTAACGGAATTGATGATAATTGTAATGGTGCAGCGGATGAAAATTCAATTGTCGCAAATGTGAATCCTTCAGGAAATATTGAATTGTGTGAAGGGTCGTCAGTTACTCTTTCAGCAAGTATTTTTGAGGGCATCACTTTTCAGTGGTTTAAAAATGGCATCAGCATTTCGGGAGCAACCAATGCAACCTATACTGTTACTAAGAAAGGAAACTATTATGTGAGTGAAACGAACAGCTACAGTTGTTCATCTTCATCTGCTAAAGTTAAAGTTTCGATCATCGCAGCACCAACCGCCTCCATCACACCTCTTGGAAATCTTGATATCTGCTTTGCAGGATATGTTGATTTGCAGGCAAATGCAGGAATAGCGTTCACGTATCAATGGCAGAAGGGAAATGCTGTACTGACAGGAGCTACTGATCAAAACTATACAGCTACAACAAAAGGAAATTATAAAGTAATGGTGACCAATAGTGCAGGATGCAGCAAAACATCTTTAGCTGTAAAAGTGGTGAAGTCATGCAAGGAAAGTGGTGTTCATGCCAATGCCGGTATTGCTTCCATAGTTTGTTTTCCGAATCCTTCCAATGGTCGATTCACCATAAGTTTGGATTTGATCGACATTCAGGCTGCTACTGCTACTGTGGAGATAATTAATGTGTTCAATCAAATAGTTTATGTTGCAGAAGTTGTGCATAGCGGAGAAAAACTGAATACAGTAATGGGAGAACACGAGCCATTCAGCGCAGGAATATATACAGTAAGAGTGATTACAGGGGATCATGTTTTTTCAGACAGGGTAGTTGTACAACGGTAGGCTTACTTTTAATTGAATTGTATAGTTAAACAAGAATATATGTTAAAATATCTGCTATTCATTGTATTTACAACCTGCCACAGTTGTACATATATATCACGACGCTGAAACCAGGGATTTAATTTGATGACCATTATCATTTTTTGTTTCTATTTCTTACGCCAATTTTGTGTTGTGATTTCTCAGGATTATAAGTTAGTGTTCTCATGGAAACATTGTTCTGTGAGTGATCGCTGAATCATTGAATATGATTCCAAACGCTGGATTTTAACCTGTGGAAAGTCCATAAGTATTTTCTCACATTAACACATCTAAACTCTGTAACATGAAAAAGATTACAACATTGGTAATTGCAACAGCATTGCTGTTTTCATTGGCAGTTACAACAACGGCTCAGCCTACATTAGACCCTACGTTTTCAGGAACAGGATATAAACTTACAAAGGTAGCACCAGCGAGAGATGATATTGCGCGCACAGTGTTGGTACAAGAGAATGGCCGTATCCTGACAGGTGGTAATAGTTTTAATTCAATTGGTTATTCAAATATCGCCATCACAAGACTCAAACCAAACGGAGCTTATGATAATACATTTGGAACAGCAGGTATTACCACTATTACCGGAGGATTTTTTTGCGATATGGCATTAACATCCAATGGAAAAATAGTAGTAGCGGGAAGTGGTGTTGGTCCAACAAATGTTAATAATTACATCGTGTACCGGCTGAAAAAAAATGGAACGCCCGACACCACATTTGGTATAAATGGTTCTGTAGCAATCAATATTCCTAATAGCGGAATGATCTGTTATGATGTAGCTGTTCAGTCAGATGGAAAAATTGTTTTAGGTGGATACCAGGGTGGTTCAGGTGGTTATGGAAATATGTTGGTGGTAAGATTGAAGAGCAATGGTACACTGGATAATACATTTGGAACAGGCGGTATGTACACTTTGTATCTGACTAAAAAACATTCTGAATGCCACCAGTTGCTCATTCAACCGGATGGAAAAATTGTTGCAGGCGGATATATTGATACGCTGGTGATGACAGCTTTTTACCGATATGATTATGCTGCCATCAGGTTAAATGCAAATGGAACACTCGACAATACATTTGGTGCAGGAGGAATTGTGAGGGCAGAT contains:
- a CDS encoding T9SS type A sorting domain-containing protein; this encodes MYRLITFLILLTLSSVSSGGIITKLQGTYSNGQVFLTWKNIPGEAYYKVYRSKVSITGSTQLAGCEYLGWTDKNSAQDNNLSAHNGIVSYYHLDSNDIPLKPGVGLFVATTLEDGNYFYAVTSILNGVENLSVVAGSNSITQAIAETVAITLPVFQIHDQAGNESIDIYTIFYSTKKAIGEPLQNRAGFIAMDFALNPHFSGEGVPGLKVLFHGGGDDFFWGMQKPPGNMIVLGMEELLPNDASDLGYGSNENYDFYKDNTDNEVPTSGINYDFQQAIIFQAIDWVINHLPVDSNRVYLKGTSMGAGSAFMYAIAHPERIAALLLTVPCFNYSFQNDYNPICALNTGNQARMDGDIKFGKVSTNLFSNAGIRFYDAVNGGWMIHTYQQKNFPMIFALNGKHDEMVGWTEKPVFYDSVKANHTGGYFFWDGRNHGGNNSTWNDESYDLFRYASNRSFPAFANCSNDEDYGIGNDVTGADYGTVNGSLNWDESTIVDSLYLWQVKIFVRDLLTNTGLPVKYPDSCTVDIAPRRLQQFEIAPGSTFNWTVTHKNTVIQSGSQVYDGGLIVIPGIKIFKDSSIITLVWSNAAQLFFRDIDNDGYGNALEFIAATIPPPGYVVDSTDCNDNNNLIHPGATDFCNGIDDNCNGAADENSIVANVNPSGNIELCEGSSVTLSASIFEGITFQWFKNGISISGATNATYTVTKKGNYYVSETNSYSCSSSSAKVKVSIIAAPTASITPLGNLDICFAGYVDLQANAGIAFTYQWQKGNAVLTGATDQNYTATTKGNYKVMVTNSAGCSKTSLAVKVVKSCKESGVHANAGIASIVCFPNPSNGRFTISLDLIDIQAATATVEIINVFNQIVYVAEVVHSGEKLNTVMGEHEPFSAGIYTVRVITGDHVFSDRVVVQR
- a CDS encoding T9SS type A sorting domain-containing protein produces the protein MKKITTLVIATALLFSLAVTTTAQPTLDPTFSGTGYKLTKVAPARDDIARTVLVQENGRILTGGNSFNSIGYSNIAITRLKPNGAYDNTFGTAGITTITGGFFCDMALTSNGKIVVAGSGVGPTNVNNYIVYRLKKNGTPDTTFGINGSVAINIPNSGMICYDVAVQSDGKIVLGGYQGGSGGYGNMLVVRLKSNGTLDNTFGTGGMYTLYLTKKHSECHQLLIQPDGKIVAGGYIDTLVMTAFYRYDYAAIRLNANGTLDNTFGAGGIVRADKGTTDVVYATVQLSDGRIVLGGISNYYGITQFAALCLTPDGSIDTQFGTDGWKFISFYGGTTFCEAMATEADDDIVIAGVAYNTTSSGTKYSIALSKINSLGVLDNAFGDGGIDTSLSSIDYHTANDVALQSDGKIVIAGYWNVNGGKGSFLTARYANSPGAAKEFTVSNEKQNLLLFPNPVSGNSFNVSYHLSGTSNVMLTVYDLNGRIVFTCDFGAMDPGMLNRRITLPDQISAGLYIVRLDLDYGVIIDKIQLIR